The genome window TGCTGGATAAATGATTAATTAAGTCGTTAGCCGTACTCCCCAGTTCCAGAAGTTATACTAATTTCCTGAGCATTCTGTTATTGTAAGCCAGTGCATGGGGCAGATAATATTTAACAAAGGTCAGCAGGTCACTCGTCTATTTAGACtagttggggggagggggggggggcagtgttgAGCTCCTGGTAAGGCTGAATGCAAGGGTACACAAGCTAATATATTTGATGGAGCAGGACTGAATGTGTACTGCCATGTCAATCCTGTCCCCCTCATGCGCTATTTCAGAACTCCATCCGGCACAACCTGTCTCTGAACAAGTGTTTCATCAAGGTTCCAAGGCAGAAGGACGAGCCAGGGAAGGGAGGCTTCTGGAAGATTGATCCCCAGTACGCAGAGCGCCTCCTCAACGGGGCCTACAAGAAGAGGCGGATGCCCCCTGTCCAGATCAACCCTGCCCTGCAGAACAGGCTTAGGGCCAACCCCCATCCCCTGCCCAGGGGCCTCTGTAACCCAACAGGCAGCCAGAGTGGGCTATGTGTAAATCCAGAGGCTCAGCAGCTCCTCAGAGAGTTTGAAGAGGCCACTGGAGCCGACCAGAACTGGGACCCCTGTCTGGCCGAAGGCACCATGCTGGGGGCATGGCCCATGAGAAAGGGAGGCCCTGGACACAAGAGGAAACACCCACTGGGCTCCAGGACTGCCATGGTCAAAGTCCCCCGGCGCTCCAGCTCTCCTTTGCTGTCTGTGGAGGAGTATAGGGAACTGGGCTCCCTGAAGGGGAACTTTGACTGGGATGCCCTCCTGGATTCTGCACTGAGTGGGGAGCTGAGTCTGGATGGAGGGGGTCCACTGAGCCCCACTCCCCAGGAGGACGACCTGATGGTGCGGGGCACTCACATCTGCCCCCTGGAGGCCCCCGAGGGGACAGCAGACAGCAGCCACGTGCTGGCGGAgacccagaggagcagaggagcagaCTTTGAGGAGACGTTCCTGGCCACAGCATTCCTGCAGAGCCCCTGGccagaggaagaggagcagggatCTACCAACTTCCTGTGCAGCTCCACAGTCAACCTGGAGCAGCTCTTTGACCTGGGAGATTCCCTCGGAGGGGACCTCAGCAGTAAGATAGAGTATCTTCTCTAAAGACATGTTCTCCAATTCTTTGGCCTCCAAGATTCTTTGACTATACTGTGATG of Salmo trutta chromosome 1, fSalTru1.1, whole genome shotgun sequence contains these proteins:
- the foxj1a gene encoding forkhead box protein J1-A; protein product: MLSLSCADPWPEGLVGLEEEVVTAAAHSEELDLDDSSASAGSSSTGGSDNLDDSLTSLQWLQEFSILNANGPQQSPLSTHHQPHFFGHQQLGSEAPASPLAGDPASIGMPLTPGKPTAAAYCRMQSLSALPSLVAHGHCPDEVDYKTNPHIKPPYSYATLICMAMQASKKTKITLSCIYKWITDNFCYFRHADPTWQNSIRHNLSLNKCFIKVPRQKDEPGKGGFWKIDPQYAERLLNGAYKKRRMPPVQINPALQNRLRANPHPLPRGLCNPTGSQSGLCVNPEAQQLLREFEEATGADQNWDPCLAEGTMLGAWPMRKGGPGHKRKHPLGSRTAMVKVPRRSSSPLLSVEEYRELGSLKGNFDWDALLDSALSGELSLDGGGPLSPTPQEDDLMVRGTHICPLEAPEGTADSSHVLAETQRSRGADFEETFLATAFLQSPWPEEEEQGSTNFLCSSTVNLEQLFDLGDSLGGDLSSKIEYLL